The Rhododendron vialii isolate Sample 1 chromosome 8a, ASM3025357v1 genome has a window encoding:
- the LOC131335563 gene encoding ATPase 10, plasma membrane-type-like isoform X1: MAEDLETPLLDPGNFSREGGIDLERLPLEEVFEQLRTSQGGLTSENAEVRLQIFGPNKLEEKTENKILKFLGFMWNPLSWVMEAAAVMAIVLANGGGQGPDWQDFIGIVCLLLINSTISFIEENNAGNAAASLMARLAPKTKVLRDGRWQEQDAAVLVPGDIISIKLGDIIPADARLLEGDSLRIDQAIYFSDELINALHIFFLSALTGESLPVTKRTGDEVFSGSTCKHGEIEAVVIATGVHSFFGKAAHLVDSTEVVGHFQQVLTSIGNFCICSIAVGMLLEIIVMYPIQNRSYRDGINNLLVLLIGGIPIAMPTVLSVTLAIGSHRLSQQGAITKRMTAIEEMAGMDVLCSDKTGTLTLNRLTVDRNLIEVFHKDMDKDMVVLLAARASRLENQDAIDTAIVSMLADPKEARANISEVHFRPFNPVDKRTAITYIDSDGNWYRASKGSPEQILNLCEEKEQIAGKVHAIIDKFAERGLRSLGVAIQEVPEKSKESPGGPWKFCGLLPLFDPPRHDSAETIRKALHLGVCVKMITGDQLAIAKETGRRLGMGTNMYPSSSLLGRERDGIEALPVDELIEKADGFAGVFPEHKYEIVKILQQKKHVVGMTGDGVNDAPALKKADIGIAVADATDAARSASDIVLTEPGLNVIISAVLTSRAIFQRMKNYTIYAVSITIRIVLGFTLLALIWEYDFPPFMVLIIAILNDGNVRMWLDFAFSYLCAGYVSLGSVSGTIMTISQDRVKPSPGPDSWKLDEIFATGVVIGTYLALVTVLFYWVVEGTSFFEDHFHARSLSGNSEEISSAIYLQVSIISQALIFVTRSQSWSFMERPGTLLMCAFVLAQLVATLIAVYAEISFASISGIGWGWAGIIWLYSLIFYIPLDVIKFAVRYAWSGAAWNLVFDRKTAFTSKHDYGKDDREAKWVLSQRTIQGLMSGELEISRTSSLIAEQARRRAEIARLRESHTLRGHVESVARLKNLDSRIIQGPYTV, from the exons ATGGCTGAAGATCTTGAGACGCCACTGCtggatcctgggaatttcagtAGGGAAGGAGGGATTGATCTG GAACGCTTACCATTGGAAGAAGTTTTCGAACAATTGAGAACATCCCAAGGAGGCCTAACCTCTGAAAATGCAGAGGTTCGATTGCAAATATTTGGCCCAAACAAGCTTGAAGAAAAGACA GagaacaaaattttaaagtttctCGGTTTCATGTGGAATCCTTTGTCATGGGTCATGGAAGCAGCAGCAGTGATGGCAATTGTCCTTGCTAATGGAGGA GGGCAAGGTCCTGACTGGCAAGACTTCATAGGGATTGTTTGCCTGCTTCTAATAAATTCAACGATTAGCTTCATTGAGGAAAACAATGCTGGTAATGCAGCGGCATCCCTTATGGCACGTTTAGCTCCAAAAACAAAG GTCCTTAGAGATGGCCGTTGGCAAGAGCAAGATGCAGCTGTTTTAGTACCTGGAGATATTATCAGCATAAAGCTAGGAGATATCATACCTGCAGATGCTCGTCTGCTTGAGGGAGATTCACTGAGAATTGACCAGGCAATATACTTTTCTGATGAACTAATTAATGCGctacatattttctttttg TCAGCTCTTACTGGAGAATCACTGCCTGTCACCAAGAGGACCGGCGATGAAGTTTTTTCTGGTTCGACATGTAAGCATGGAGAGATTGAAGCTGTAGTGATAGCAACTGGAGTTCACTCTTTCTTTGGAAAAGCTGCACATCTAGTTGATTCAACAGAAGTAGTTGGTCACTTCCAACAG GTTCTTACTTCCATTGGGAATTTCTGCATTTGCTCTATAGCTGTGGGGATGCTTCTGGAAATCATTGTCATGTACCCTATACAGAATCGTTCATACAGAGATGGAATCAACAACCTTCTTGTGCTATTGATTGGAGGAATACCCATAGCCATGCCAACAGTATTGTCTGTCACACTTGCAATCGGTTCACATCGACTCTCTCAGCAG GGCGCCATTACAAAGAGGATGACAGCAATTGAAGAAATGGCTGGAATGGATGTCCTCTGCAGTGATAAAACTGGAACACTGACACTGAACCGCCTCACCGTTGATCGAAACCTTATTGAG GTTTTTCATAAAGATATGGACAAAGACATGGTTGTCTTGCTTGCTGCCAGAGCATCAAGGCTGGAGAATCAGGATGCCATTGATACAGCCATCGTTAGCATGCTTGCTGATCCAAAGGAG GCACGCGCAAACATCTCAGAAGTACATTTCAGGCCTTTCAATCCTGTGGACAAACGCACGGCCATTACCTACATTGATTCTGATGGCAACTGGTATCGGGCTAGCAAAGGATCTCCTGAACAG ATTCTAAACCTCTGTGAAGAGAAGGAACAAATTGCTGGAAAAGTGCATGCCATTATTGACAAGTTCGCTGAACGTGGCTTGCGGTCTCTTGGAGTTGCTATTCAG GAAGTTCCAGAAAAATCAAAGGAGAGTCCTGGTGGTCCATGGAAATTTTGTGGCTTGTTGCCTTTGTTTGATCCTCCAAGGCATGATAGTGCAGAGACCATTCGAAAAGCACTTCACCTTGGGGTTTGTGTTAAGATGATTACAG GTGATCAGTTGGCAATTGCAAAGGAGACAGGTCGACGACTTGGCATGGGAACTAATATGTACCCCTCCTCATCGTTGTTGGGCCGTGAAAGGGATGGAATTGAAGCCCTTCCGGTGGATGAGCTCATCGAAAAGGCAGATGGCTTTGCGGGTGTATTTCCTG AACATAAATACGAGATTGTGAAGATTCTGCAACAAAAGAAGCATGTTGTTGGAATGACTGGAGATGGTGTGAATGATGCACCTGCTTTAAAGAAAGCAGATATTGGAATAGCAGTTGCAGATGCTACAGACGCAGCAAGGAGTGCTTCTGATATTGTATTGACAGAGCCAGGCTTAAACGTGATTATCAGTGCTGTTTTAACTAGCCGAGCTATATTCCAAAGAATGAAGAACTATACA ATATATGCTGTCTCCATAACAATTCGGATTGTG CTTGGTTTTACGCTCCTGGCATTGATATGGGAATACGACTTCCCACCTTTCATGGTTTTGATAATAGCAATATTGAATGATGGTAATGTTCGAATGTGGTTAGACTTTGCGTTTTCCTATCTCTGTGCTGGTTACGTTTCTTTGGGATCTGTATCAG GGACCATAATGACTATTTCCCAAGACAGAGTAAAGCCATCTCCTGGACCTGACAGTTGGAAGCTTGATGAAATATTTGCAACTGGCGTTGTCATTGGCACTTATCTTGCTTTAGTTACTGTTTTGTTTTACTGGGTTGTAGAAGGCACTTCTTTCTTTGAG GACCATTTTCATGCAAGGTCCTTATCCGGAAATTCTGAAGAAATTTCTTCTGCTATATATTTGCAAGTCAGCATTATCAGCCAAGCTCTTATATTTGTTACTCGAAGTCAAAGTTGGTCATTCATGGAGAGGCCTGGGACTCTCCTGATGTGTGCATTTGTGTTGGCTCAACTG GTCGCTACCTTGATTGCAGTCTATGCAGAGATAAGCTTTGCTTCAATTAGTGGCATTGGATGGGGATGGGCAGGTATTATATGGTTATATAGTTTGATTTTCTACATTCCCCTCGACGTAATCAAGTTTGCAGTTCGCTATGCTTGGAGTGGAGCGGCTTGGAATCTAGTGTTTGATAGGAAG ACGGCTTTCACATCTAAACATGATTACGGAAAGGACGATAGAGAGGCTAAGTGGGTACTTTCTCAAAGAACAATCCAAGGACTGATGTCTGGAGAGTTGGAAATCAGTAGGACATCTTCTCTGATTGCTGAACAGGCCAGGCGTCGTGCTGAAATAGCCAG GCTACGAGAATCGCACACTTTGAGAGGACATGTAGAGTCAGTGGCAAGGCTTAAAAATTTGGACTCTCGAATAATTCAGGGGCCTTATACGGTCTAA